Proteins encoded together in one Passer domesticus isolate bPasDom1 chromosome 6, bPasDom1.hap1, whole genome shotgun sequence window:
- the DNAAF2 gene encoding protein kintoun, translated as MAGAGRLHDLDLSAEEAERLQRAFRDERFRALFAEYAAELADPEQRRLYEEEVAALERERGVEVRFVHPTPGFVLRTSQEGSRRCYINVCSNPLVGEPRARAERGGQRWELPYSLAPGREELRPAGRRRLLYDVVFHPAALRLAARSARFRRLLRDTALEAVESHCGVRLDRNNAAVLRGVSYKGVPQAPVIRSPLPGGAPKPPEDDESPLPPFPLPAPPAAATGGCSPAAAPPPPGPTTPRWSIRHRSYVDLQDYRHSRDSAPSPVPRELLVTVELPLLRSAAEAELELRGRELRLDSRCPAYRLRLRLPYDVDESAGRAAFDRARRQLQVTLPVVRPAGERLQGAEPGAGGPAEAAPAGAGGGAAPPPELGPGGAERGDPPAEPPAELPLDPLCDPPAEPPGEPPADPASDLPAEPAPDPTSEPCTEPAPDPTSELPAEPATDPTSEPSTEPAADPISEPPAEPTTDPTSEPSQSFAHSLAEPATDPASEPATDPTSDFPAEPSTDPVSEPSTDPISEPSTDPASEPSTDPTSELPAEPSTDPSSEPSTDPISEPSTDPTSEPSTDPASEPSTDPTSDFPAEPSTDPISEPSTDPTSEPSTDPTSEPPAEPTTDPSSEPFAVSPAEPSTAPISEPSTAPISEPSTAPISEPPAGPAADPRSGPFPEARGPALPCSGAASLTAGPEPAMPSEAHPSEMAACPPFRARQDEASLTLLLQVPGIEPQSLRGAVGSRHYSLRFRAGSAAFALFLRLPGALLSPESAVSVSAHNAVLRLAKAPGSTGLWDKFSFGPEPSALQERLFVSEENVDGFLGTAFCPSPCSQSALESQPLIEVLDVTEDRIQIRVEPQEREGQGAPGSSGGAHSHNPETKAETKRPAAEGAAAGSSPAPTAAARGRAGCASPHCLQHEPPATGSAIPGGSGRAQPDLESAAAAAGTAPGLGAAAGLQGRGDGPGEQGAAPGPGSRAGSPVLREVNPEDGSVRLLREHRARCPLRFHSPLLYELD; from the exons ATGGCGGGCGCAGGCCGGCTGCACGACCTAGACCTCAGCGCCGAGGAGGCGGAACGGCTCCAGCGCGCCTTCCGCGACGAGCGCTTCCGTGCGCTGTTCGCGGAGTACGCGGCCGAGCTCGCCGACCCCGAGCAGCGCCGGCTGTACGAGGAGGAGGTGGCGGCGCTGGAGCGGGAGCGCGGCGTGGAGGTGCGCTTCGTGCACCCGACGCCGGGCTTCGTGCTGCGCACCAGCCAGGAGGGCTCCCGCCGCTGCTACATCAATGTCTGCAGCAACCCGCTGGTGGGCGAGCCGCGGGCCCGCGCCGAGCGCGGCGGGcagcgctgggagctgccctACAGCCTGGCCCCGGGCCGCGAGGAACTGcgccccgccggccgccgccgcctcctgtACGACGTGGTGTTCCACCCCGCCGCGCTGCGCCTggccgcccgcagcgcccgcttCCGCCGCCTGCTCCGCGACACGGCGCTGGAGGCCGTGGAGAGCCACTGCGGGGTGCGCCTGGACCGCAACAACGCCGCCGTCCTGCGAGGCGTCTCCTACAAGGGCGTCCCGCAGGCGCCCGTCATCCGCTCCCCGCTGCCCGGCGGCGCCCCGAAGCCGCCCGAGGACGACGAGTCCCCGCTGCCGCCCTTCCCCTTGCctgccccgcccgccgccgccaccgGGGGCTGCTcgcccgccgcggccccgccgccccccggccccACCACGCCGCGCTGGAGCATCCGCCACCGCTCCTACGTGGACCTGCAGGACTACCGGCACAGCCGCGACTCGGCGCCCAGCCCGGTGCCGCGGGAGCTGCTGGTGACGGTGGAGCTGCCGCTGCTGCGCTCGGCCGCGGAGGCGGAGCTGGAGCTCCGCGGGCGGGAGCTGCGGCTGGACTCGCGCTGTCCCGCCTACCGCCTGCGCCTCCGCCTGCCCTACGACGTGGACGAGAGCGCCGGGCGCGCCGCCTTCGACCGGGCCCGGCGGCAGCTGCAGGTCACGCTGCCCGTGGTGCGGCCGGCCGGAGAGCGGCTGCAGGGGGCCGAGCCCGGCGCCGGGGGCCCGGCAGAGGCAGCCCCGGCAGGGGCGGGCGGCGGAGCGGCTCCTCCCCCGGAACTCGGGCCTGGCGGCGCGGAGCGCGGTGATCCGCCCGCCGAGCCCCCGGCTGAGCTGCCCCTAGACCCACTCTGTGACCCACCCGCTGAACCCCCGGGTGAACCTCCCGCTGATCCAGCCTCTGACCTCCCTGCTGAACCCGCCCCTGATCCAACCTCTGAACCCTGCACTGAACCCGCCCCTGATCCAACCTCTGAACTCCCCGCTGAACCTGCCACTGATCCGACCTCTGAACCCTCTACTGAACCTGCTGCTGATCCCATTTCTGAACCCCCTGCTGAACCCACCACTGATCCAACCTCTGAACCCTCTCAATCCTTTGCTCACTCCCTTGCTGAACCTGCTACTGATCCAGCCTCTGAACCCGCCACTGATCCAACCTCTGACTTCCCTGCTGAACCTTCCACTGATCCCGTCTCTGAACCTTCCACTGATCCCATCTCTGAACCTTCCACTGATCCAGCCTCTGAACCTTCCACTGATCCAACCTCTGAACTCCCTGCTGAACCTTCCACTGATCCATCCTCTGAACCTTCCACTGATCCCATCTCTGAACCTTCCACTGATCCAACCTCTGAACCTTCCACTGATCCAGCCTCTGAACCTTCCACTGATCCAACCTCTGACTTCCCTGCTGAACCTTCCACTGATCCCATCTCTGAACCTTCCACTGATCCAACCTCTGAACCTTCCACTGATCCAACTTCTGAACCCCCTGCTGAACCTACTACTGATCCATCCTCTGAACCCTTTGCTGTCTCCCCTGCTGAACCTTCCACTGCTCCCATCTCTGAGCCTTCCACTGCTCCCATCTCTGAACCCTCCACTGCTCCCATCTCTGAGCCCCCCGCTGGTCCAGCCGCTGACCCCCGCTCCGGGCCCTTCCCCGAGGCCcggggcccggccctgccctgctccggTGCCGCTTCCCTCACGGCCGGCCCCGAGCCGGCCATGCCCTCCGAGGCCCACCCCAGCGAGATGGCCGCCTGCCCTCCCTTCCGTGCCCGGCAGGACGAGGCGTCCCtcacgctgctgctgcaggtgcccggCATCGAGCCGCAGAGCCTGCGCGGGGCCGTGGGCAGCCGCCACTACAGCCTCCGCTTCCGCGCGGGCAGCGCGGCCTTCGCCCTGTTCCTGCGGCTGCCCGGCGCGCTGCTGTCCCCCGAGAGCGCCGTCAGCGTCTCGGCCCACAACGCCGTGCTGCGGCTCGCCAAGGCCCCCGGCAGCACCGGCCTCTGGGACAAGTTCAGCTTCGGCCCGGAGCCCTCCGCTCTGCAG GAGAGATTGTTTGTCAGCGAGGAGAACGTTGATGGATTTCTAGGCACTGCTTtctgcccttccccttgctcccaaTCAGCACTGGAAAGCCAGCCATTAATTGAAGTGCTGGATGTTACTGAGGACAGAATTCAAATCAGGGTGGAG CCACAGGAACGTGAGGGACAAGGAGCACCTGGCAGCTCAGGGGGAGCCCACAGCCACAACCCCGAAACCAAGGCAGAAACAAAGCGTCCCGCAGCcgagggagctgctgcaggatccagcccagctcccacagccgCAGCAAGGGGAAGAGCAGGCTGTGCCTCACCCCATTGTCTGCAGCACGAACCTCCTGCCACCGGCTCAGCGATTCCCGGCGGATCCGGCCGAGCGCAGCCCGATTTAgaaagtgctgcagcagcagcaggcacagccccgggcctgggagcagcagcagggctgcagggccgTGGGGATGggcctggggagcagggggcagccccggggccgggcagcagggcagggtcccCCGTTCTGCGGGAGGTGAACCCCGAGGACGGCAGCGTGCGGCTCCTCCGCGAGCACCGCGCGCGCTGCCCGCTGCGCTTCCACAGCCCCCTGCTCTACGAGCTCGACTAG
- the POLE2 gene encoding DNA polymerase epsilon subunit 2 isoform X5 — protein sequence MEPERLRRRLGSAFRLRGLVLRPDALKYLTEAFQSTSEGELDDIIENVIDAVEKQPLSSNMIEQPLVEAAVQECSRAPDEAIENVFNIIGAFDIPRYIYNSERKKFLPLSMTDLPRPSLFGTARDKAELFRERYAILQQRTHRHELFTPSPVDAHPDDSKNKFQLKTVETLLGNPAKVGEVIVLGMITQLKEGKFFLEDPTGVVQLDLSKAQFHSGLYTESSFVLAEGWYEDEVFHVNAFGFPPTEPSATTRAFYGNINFFGGPSSSSVKASAKLKQLEEENEDAMFVFVSDVWLDQAEVLEKLHMMFSGYSSAPPTCFFFCGNFSSAPYGKNQIQSLKGSLKALADIICEYPSIHKSSRFVFVPGPEDPGPGSILPRPPLAENITQEFRQLVPFSVFTTNPCRVQYCTQEIIIFREDLVNKMCRNCVRFPSSTMDIPNHFVKTILSQGHLSPLPLYVSPVFWAYDYSLRVYPLPDLLVTADKHDPFSVTSCDCLCINPVSTALHPPRSLPRNSLTPMWAFSSHQRGFSPFSPHRVRFPEVDFASRCSTPPTRQLKTASFKDSEFLWR from the exons GGATGCCCTGAAGTATCTCACTGAAGCTTTCCAGTCCACCAGTGAGGGAGAACTTGACGACATAATTGAAAATGTCATCGATGCCGTTGAAAAACAGCCTT tgtcATCCAACATGATTGAGCAGCCCCTGGTGGAAGCAGCTGTCCAGGAATGCAGCCGGGCCCCGGATGAGGCCAT agaaaatgttttcaacATTATTGGAGCCTTTGACATCCCACGTTATATTTATAATTCAGAAAGAAAGAAGTTTCTGCC CCTGTCCATGACTGACCTGCCCAGGCCCAGTTTGTTTGGGACTGCCAGGGACAAGGCGGAGCTGTTCCGGGAGCGCTACGCCATCCTCCAGCAG AGGACTCACAGACATGAGCTGTTCACTCCCTCACCAGTTGATGCTCATCCTGATGACAGCAAGAACAAATTCCAG CTAAAGACAGTAGAAACTCTCTTGGGCAATCCAGCTAAAGTGGGAGAGGTGATTGTGCTTGGGATGATCACTCAGCTCAAGGAG GGGAAATTTTTCCTGGAAGACCCCACAGGAGTGGTCCAGCTAGACCTTAGTAAAGCA CAGTTCCACAGTGGGTTATACACTGAATCCTCCTTTGTTCTGGCAGAAG GTTGGTATGAAGATGAAGTTTTTCATGTGAACGCTTTTGGATTTCCGCCCACTGAGCCTTCTGCCACCACGAG AGCCTTCTATGGGAATATCAACTTCTTTGGAGGGCCTTCCTCATCATCAGTAAAGGCTTCTGCCAAGctgaagcagctggaggaagagaaTGAAGATGCCATGTTTGTGTTTGTGTCTGATGTGTGGCTGGACCAAGCAGAGGTGCTGGAAAAGCTTCACATGATGTTTTCAG GTTATTCCTCTGCACCTCCCacctgctttttcttctgtggaAATTTTTCATCTGCACCATATGGCAAAAATCAAATCCAGTCCCTGAAAG GTTCTTTGAAGGCTCTGGCAGATATTATATGTGAATATCCCAGCATCCATAAAAG taGTCGATTTGTGTTTGTCCCTGGTCCTGAAGATCCTGGGCCTGGTTCTATTTTACCAAG ACCTCCCCTGGCTGAAAATATCACTCAGGAGTTCAGACAGCTGGTGCCATTTTCAGTTTTCACCACAAATCCCTGCAG GGTCCAATACTGCACCCAGGAAATCATTATTTTTCGGGAAGATTTGGTCAACAAAATGTGCAGGAACTGTGTCCGCTTCCCAAGCAGCACCATGGACATTCCCAACCAT TTTGTGAAGACCATTTTGTCCCAGGGGCACCTGAGCCCGCTGCCGCTGTACGTCAGCCCCGTGTTCTGGGCCTACGATTACTCGCTGCGGGTTTATCCCCTGCCAGACCTGCTGGTCACCGCTGACAAACACGACCCCTTCTCTGTCACCAGCTGCGACTGCCTCTGCATCAACCCCGTGAGCACTGCCCTCCACCCTCCTCGCTCCCTGCCCCGCAATTCCCTCACACCAATGTggg ctttttcctcaCACCAACGTggattttcccccttttcccctcacagGGTTCGTTTCCCAGAAGTGGATTTTGCTTCAAGGTGTTCTACCCCTCCAACAAGACAGTTGAAGACAG CAAGCTTCAAGGACTCTGAATTCCTGTGGCGCTGA
- the POLE2 gene encoding DNA polymerase epsilon subunit 2 isoform X4 — protein MIEQPLVEAAVQECSRAPDEAIENVFNIIGAFDIPRYIYNSERKKFLPLSMTDLPRPSLFGTARDKAELFRERYAILQQRTHRHELFTPSPVDAHPDDSKNKFQLKTVETLLGNPAKVGEVIVLGMITQLKEGKFFLEDPTGVVQLDLSKAQFHSGLYTESSFVLAEGWYEDEVFHVNAFGFPPTEPSATTRAFYGNINFFGGPSSSSVKASAKLKQLEEENEDAMFVFVSDVWLDQAEVLEKLHMMFSGYSSAPPTCFFFCGNFSSAPYGKNQIQSLKGSLKALADIICEYPSIHKSSRFVFVPGPEDPGPGSILPRPPLAENITQEFRQLVPFSVFTTNPCRVQYCTQEIIIFREDLVNKMCRNCVRFPSSTMDIPNHFVKTILSQGHLSPLPLYVSPVFWAYDYSLRVYPLPDLLVTADKHDPFSVTSCDCLCINPGSFPRSGFCFKVFYPSNKTVEDSKLQGL, from the exons ATGATTGAGCAGCCCCTGGTGGAAGCAGCTGTCCAGGAATGCAGCCGGGCCCCGGATGAGGCCAT agaaaatgttttcaacATTATTGGAGCCTTTGACATCCCACGTTATATTTATAATTCAGAAAGAAAGAAGTTTCTGCC CCTGTCCATGACTGACCTGCCCAGGCCCAGTTTGTTTGGGACTGCCAGGGACAAGGCGGAGCTGTTCCGGGAGCGCTACGCCATCCTCCAGCAG AGGACTCACAGACATGAGCTGTTCACTCCCTCACCAGTTGATGCTCATCCTGATGACAGCAAGAACAAATTCCAG CTAAAGACAGTAGAAACTCTCTTGGGCAATCCAGCTAAAGTGGGAGAGGTGATTGTGCTTGGGATGATCACTCAGCTCAAGGAG GGGAAATTTTTCCTGGAAGACCCCACAGGAGTGGTCCAGCTAGACCTTAGTAAAGCA CAGTTCCACAGTGGGTTATACACTGAATCCTCCTTTGTTCTGGCAGAAG GTTGGTATGAAGATGAAGTTTTTCATGTGAACGCTTTTGGATTTCCGCCCACTGAGCCTTCTGCCACCACGAG AGCCTTCTATGGGAATATCAACTTCTTTGGAGGGCCTTCCTCATCATCAGTAAAGGCTTCTGCCAAGctgaagcagctggaggaagagaaTGAAGATGCCATGTTTGTGTTTGTGTCTGATGTGTGGCTGGACCAAGCAGAGGTGCTGGAAAAGCTTCACATGATGTTTTCAG GTTATTCCTCTGCACCTCCCacctgctttttcttctgtggaAATTTTTCATCTGCACCATATGGCAAAAATCAAATCCAGTCCCTGAAAG GTTCTTTGAAGGCTCTGGCAGATATTATATGTGAATATCCCAGCATCCATAAAAG taGTCGATTTGTGTTTGTCCCTGGTCCTGAAGATCCTGGGCCTGGTTCTATTTTACCAAG ACCTCCCCTGGCTGAAAATATCACTCAGGAGTTCAGACAGCTGGTGCCATTTTCAGTTTTCACCACAAATCCCTGCAG GGTCCAATACTGCACCCAGGAAATCATTATTTTTCGGGAAGATTTGGTCAACAAAATGTGCAGGAACTGTGTCCGCTTCCCAAGCAGCACCATGGACATTCCCAACCAT TTTGTGAAGACCATTTTGTCCCAGGGGCACCTGAGCCCGCTGCCGCTGTACGTCAGCCCCGTGTTCTGGGCCTACGATTACTCGCTGCGGGTTTATCCCCTGCCAGACCTGCTGGTCACCGCTGACAAACACGACCCCTTCTCTGTCACCAGCTGCGACTGCCTCTGCATCAACCCC GGTTCGTTTCCCAGAAGTGGATTTTGCTTCAAGGTGTTCTACCCCTCCAACAAGACAGTTGAAGACAG CAAGCTTCAAGGACTCTGA
- the POLE2 gene encoding DNA polymerase epsilon subunit 2 isoform X1 codes for MEPERLRRRLGSAFRLRGLVLRPDALKYLTEAFQSTSEGELDDIIENVIDAVEKQPLSSNMIEQPLVEAAVQECSRAPDEAIENVFNIIGAFDIPRYIYNSERKKFLPLSMTDLPRPSLFGTARDKAELFRERYAILQQRTHRHELFTPSPVDAHPDDSKNKFQLKTVETLLGNPAKVGEVIVLGMITQLKEGKFFLEDPTGVVQLDLSKAQFHSGLYTESSFVLAEGWYEDEVFHVNAFGFPPTEPSATTRAFYGNINFFGGPSSSSVKASAKLKQLEEENEDAMFVFVSDVWLDQAEVLEKLHMMFSGYSSAPPTCFFFCGNFSSAPYGKNQIQSLKGSLKALADIICEYPSIHKSSRFVFVPGPEDPGPGSILPRPPLAENITQEFRQLVPFSVFTTNPCRVQYCTQEIIIFREDLVNKMCRNCVRFPSSTMDIPNHFVKTILSQGHLSPLPLYVSPVFWAYDYSLRVYPLPDLLVTADKHDPFSVTSCDCLCINPGSFPRSGFCFKVFYPSNKTVEDSKLQGL; via the exons GGATGCCCTGAAGTATCTCACTGAAGCTTTCCAGTCCACCAGTGAGGGAGAACTTGACGACATAATTGAAAATGTCATCGATGCCGTTGAAAAACAGCCTT tgtcATCCAACATGATTGAGCAGCCCCTGGTGGAAGCAGCTGTCCAGGAATGCAGCCGGGCCCCGGATGAGGCCAT agaaaatgttttcaacATTATTGGAGCCTTTGACATCCCACGTTATATTTATAATTCAGAAAGAAAGAAGTTTCTGCC CCTGTCCATGACTGACCTGCCCAGGCCCAGTTTGTTTGGGACTGCCAGGGACAAGGCGGAGCTGTTCCGGGAGCGCTACGCCATCCTCCAGCAG AGGACTCACAGACATGAGCTGTTCACTCCCTCACCAGTTGATGCTCATCCTGATGACAGCAAGAACAAATTCCAG CTAAAGACAGTAGAAACTCTCTTGGGCAATCCAGCTAAAGTGGGAGAGGTGATTGTGCTTGGGATGATCACTCAGCTCAAGGAG GGGAAATTTTTCCTGGAAGACCCCACAGGAGTGGTCCAGCTAGACCTTAGTAAAGCA CAGTTCCACAGTGGGTTATACACTGAATCCTCCTTTGTTCTGGCAGAAG GTTGGTATGAAGATGAAGTTTTTCATGTGAACGCTTTTGGATTTCCGCCCACTGAGCCTTCTGCCACCACGAG AGCCTTCTATGGGAATATCAACTTCTTTGGAGGGCCTTCCTCATCATCAGTAAAGGCTTCTGCCAAGctgaagcagctggaggaagagaaTGAAGATGCCATGTTTGTGTTTGTGTCTGATGTGTGGCTGGACCAAGCAGAGGTGCTGGAAAAGCTTCACATGATGTTTTCAG GTTATTCCTCTGCACCTCCCacctgctttttcttctgtggaAATTTTTCATCTGCACCATATGGCAAAAATCAAATCCAGTCCCTGAAAG GTTCTTTGAAGGCTCTGGCAGATATTATATGTGAATATCCCAGCATCCATAAAAG taGTCGATTTGTGTTTGTCCCTGGTCCTGAAGATCCTGGGCCTGGTTCTATTTTACCAAG ACCTCCCCTGGCTGAAAATATCACTCAGGAGTTCAGACAGCTGGTGCCATTTTCAGTTTTCACCACAAATCCCTGCAG GGTCCAATACTGCACCCAGGAAATCATTATTTTTCGGGAAGATTTGGTCAACAAAATGTGCAGGAACTGTGTCCGCTTCCCAAGCAGCACCATGGACATTCCCAACCAT TTTGTGAAGACCATTTTGTCCCAGGGGCACCTGAGCCCGCTGCCGCTGTACGTCAGCCCCGTGTTCTGGGCCTACGATTACTCGCTGCGGGTTTATCCCCTGCCAGACCTGCTGGTCACCGCTGACAAACACGACCCCTTCTCTGTCACCAGCTGCGACTGCCTCTGCATCAACCCC GGTTCGTTTCCCAGAAGTGGATTTTGCTTCAAGGTGTTCTACCCCTCCAACAAGACAGTTGAAGACAG CAAGCTTCAAGGACTCTGA
- the POLE2 gene encoding DNA polymerase epsilon subunit 2 isoform X2, translated as MAFPKTGMVYFQYNRMCYLEMPRDALKYLTEAFQSTSEGELDDIIENVIDAVEKQPLSSNMIEQPLVEAAVQECSRAPDEAIENVFNIIGAFDIPRYIYNSERKKFLPLSMTDLPRPSLFGTARDKAELFRERYAILQQRTHRHELFTPSPVDAHPDDSKNKFQLKTVETLLGNPAKVGEVIVLGMITQLKEGKFFLEDPTGVVQLDLSKAQFHSGLYTESSFVLAEGWYEDEVFHVNAFGFPPTEPSATTRAFYGNINFFGGPSSSSVKASAKLKQLEEENEDAMFVFVSDVWLDQAEVLEKLHMMFSGYSSAPPTCFFFCGNFSSAPYGKNQIQSLKGSLKALADIICEYPSIHKSSRFVFVPGPEDPGPGSILPRPPLAENITQEFRQLVPFSVFTTNPCRVQYCTQEIIIFREDLVNKMCRNCVRFPSSTMDIPNHFVKTILSQGHLSPLPLYVSPVFWAYDYSLRVYPLPDLLVTADKHDPFSVTSCDCLCINPGSFPRSGFCFKVFYPSNKTVEDSKLQGL; from the exons ATGGCATTTCCAAAGACAGGAATGGTGTATTTCCAATATAATAGGATGTGTTATTTAGAGATGCCAAG GGATGCCCTGAAGTATCTCACTGAAGCTTTCCAGTCCACCAGTGAGGGAGAACTTGACGACATAATTGAAAATGTCATCGATGCCGTTGAAAAACAGCCTT tgtcATCCAACATGATTGAGCAGCCCCTGGTGGAAGCAGCTGTCCAGGAATGCAGCCGGGCCCCGGATGAGGCCAT agaaaatgttttcaacATTATTGGAGCCTTTGACATCCCACGTTATATTTATAATTCAGAAAGAAAGAAGTTTCTGCC CCTGTCCATGACTGACCTGCCCAGGCCCAGTTTGTTTGGGACTGCCAGGGACAAGGCGGAGCTGTTCCGGGAGCGCTACGCCATCCTCCAGCAG AGGACTCACAGACATGAGCTGTTCACTCCCTCACCAGTTGATGCTCATCCTGATGACAGCAAGAACAAATTCCAG CTAAAGACAGTAGAAACTCTCTTGGGCAATCCAGCTAAAGTGGGAGAGGTGATTGTGCTTGGGATGATCACTCAGCTCAAGGAG GGGAAATTTTTCCTGGAAGACCCCACAGGAGTGGTCCAGCTAGACCTTAGTAAAGCA CAGTTCCACAGTGGGTTATACACTGAATCCTCCTTTGTTCTGGCAGAAG GTTGGTATGAAGATGAAGTTTTTCATGTGAACGCTTTTGGATTTCCGCCCACTGAGCCTTCTGCCACCACGAG AGCCTTCTATGGGAATATCAACTTCTTTGGAGGGCCTTCCTCATCATCAGTAAAGGCTTCTGCCAAGctgaagcagctggaggaagagaaTGAAGATGCCATGTTTGTGTTTGTGTCTGATGTGTGGCTGGACCAAGCAGAGGTGCTGGAAAAGCTTCACATGATGTTTTCAG GTTATTCCTCTGCACCTCCCacctgctttttcttctgtggaAATTTTTCATCTGCACCATATGGCAAAAATCAAATCCAGTCCCTGAAAG GTTCTTTGAAGGCTCTGGCAGATATTATATGTGAATATCCCAGCATCCATAAAAG taGTCGATTTGTGTTTGTCCCTGGTCCTGAAGATCCTGGGCCTGGTTCTATTTTACCAAG ACCTCCCCTGGCTGAAAATATCACTCAGGAGTTCAGACAGCTGGTGCCATTTTCAGTTTTCACCACAAATCCCTGCAG GGTCCAATACTGCACCCAGGAAATCATTATTTTTCGGGAAGATTTGGTCAACAAAATGTGCAGGAACTGTGTCCGCTTCCCAAGCAGCACCATGGACATTCCCAACCAT TTTGTGAAGACCATTTTGTCCCAGGGGCACCTGAGCCCGCTGCCGCTGTACGTCAGCCCCGTGTTCTGGGCCTACGATTACTCGCTGCGGGTTTATCCCCTGCCAGACCTGCTGGTCACCGCTGACAAACACGACCCCTTCTCTGTCACCAGCTGCGACTGCCTCTGCATCAACCCC GGTTCGTTTCCCAGAAGTGGATTTTGCTTCAAGGTGTTCTACCCCTCCAACAAGACAGTTGAAGACAG CAAGCTTCAAGGACTCTGA
- the POLE2 gene encoding DNA polymerase epsilon subunit 2 isoform X3, producing the protein MEPERLRRRLGSAFRLRGLVLRPDALKYLTEAFQSTSEGELDDIIENVIDAVEKQPLSSNMIEQPLVEAAVQECSRAPDEAIENVFNIIGAFDIPRYIYNSERKKFLPLSMTDLPRPSLFGTARDKAELFRERYAILQQRTHRHELFTPSPVDAHPDDSKNKFQLKTVETLLGNPAKVGEVIVLGMITQLKEGKFFLEDPTGVVQLDLSKAQFHSGLYTESSFVLAEGWYEDEVFHVNAFGFPPTEPSATTRAFYGNINFFGGPSSSSVKASAKLKQLEEENEDAMFVFVSDVWLDQAEVLEKLHMMFSGYSSAPPTCFFFCGNFSSAPYGKNQIQSLKGSLKALADIICEYPSIHKSSRFVFVPGPEDPGPGSILPRPPLAENITQEFRQLVPFSVFTTNPCRVQYCTQEIIIFREDLVNKMCRNCVRFPSSTMDIPNHFVKTILYQGINASNISNQVFVGFFCFSL; encoded by the exons GGATGCCCTGAAGTATCTCACTGAAGCTTTCCAGTCCACCAGTGAGGGAGAACTTGACGACATAATTGAAAATGTCATCGATGCCGTTGAAAAACAGCCTT tgtcATCCAACATGATTGAGCAGCCCCTGGTGGAAGCAGCTGTCCAGGAATGCAGCCGGGCCCCGGATGAGGCCAT agaaaatgttttcaacATTATTGGAGCCTTTGACATCCCACGTTATATTTATAATTCAGAAAGAAAGAAGTTTCTGCC CCTGTCCATGACTGACCTGCCCAGGCCCAGTTTGTTTGGGACTGCCAGGGACAAGGCGGAGCTGTTCCGGGAGCGCTACGCCATCCTCCAGCAG AGGACTCACAGACATGAGCTGTTCACTCCCTCACCAGTTGATGCTCATCCTGATGACAGCAAGAACAAATTCCAG CTAAAGACAGTAGAAACTCTCTTGGGCAATCCAGCTAAAGTGGGAGAGGTGATTGTGCTTGGGATGATCACTCAGCTCAAGGAG GGGAAATTTTTCCTGGAAGACCCCACAGGAGTGGTCCAGCTAGACCTTAGTAAAGCA CAGTTCCACAGTGGGTTATACACTGAATCCTCCTTTGTTCTGGCAGAAG GTTGGTATGAAGATGAAGTTTTTCATGTGAACGCTTTTGGATTTCCGCCCACTGAGCCTTCTGCCACCACGAG AGCCTTCTATGGGAATATCAACTTCTTTGGAGGGCCTTCCTCATCATCAGTAAAGGCTTCTGCCAAGctgaagcagctggaggaagagaaTGAAGATGCCATGTTTGTGTTTGTGTCTGATGTGTGGCTGGACCAAGCAGAGGTGCTGGAAAAGCTTCACATGATGTTTTCAG GTTATTCCTCTGCACCTCCCacctgctttttcttctgtggaAATTTTTCATCTGCACCATATGGCAAAAATCAAATCCAGTCCCTGAAAG GTTCTTTGAAGGCTCTGGCAGATATTATATGTGAATATCCCAGCATCCATAAAAG taGTCGATTTGTGTTTGTCCCTGGTCCTGAAGATCCTGGGCCTGGTTCTATTTTACCAAG ACCTCCCCTGGCTGAAAATATCACTCAGGAGTTCAGACAGCTGGTGCCATTTTCAGTTTTCACCACAAATCCCTGCAG GGTCCAATACTGCACCCAGGAAATCATTATTTTTCGGGAAGATTTGGTCAACAAAATGTGCAGGAACTGTGTCCGCTTCCCAAGCAGCACCATGGACATTCCCAACCAT tTTGTGAAGACCATTTTATATCAGGGTATAAATGCTTCAAACATTTCAAACCAagtgtttgtggggtttttttgtttcagtttgtga